Proteins from a genomic interval of Piscinibacter sp. HJYY11:
- a CDS encoding group II truncated hemoglobin: MTEHTQTAYERVGGEAAVRALVDRFYDLMDLEPAYAELRALHPTTTEGSRDKLFWFLCGWLGGPSHYTDRFGHPMLRARHLPFAIGIKVRDQWMACMVQAMHEQGFDDALIARLKEAFFKTADWMRNI; encoded by the coding sequence GTGACCGAACACACCCAGACCGCCTACGAGCGGGTGGGCGGCGAAGCCGCCGTGCGAGCGCTCGTCGACCGCTTCTACGACCTGATGGACCTGGAGCCGGCCTACGCCGAGCTGCGCGCCCTGCACCCGACCACGACCGAAGGCTCGCGCGACAAGCTGTTCTGGTTCCTCTGCGGCTGGCTGGGCGGCCCGTCGCACTACACCGACCGCTTCGGCCACCCGATGCTGCGCGCACGGCACCTGCCGTTCGCCATCGGCATCAAGGTGCGCGACCAGTGGATGGCGTGCATGGTGCAGGCGATGCACGAACAGGGTTTCGACGACGCGCTGATTGCTCGCCTCAAGGAAGCCTTCTTCAAGACCGCCGACTGGATGCGAAATATCTAG
- the radC gene encoding DNA repair protein RadC: MALKDLPPDARPREKLLARGPDALADAELIALLLRTGVKGLSVLQLAQQMLTEFGGLSGLLQAEPADLKRIKGLGPAKRAEMSAVLELARRSLSQELMQRPVFDSPTKVKDYLRLQIGGKPHEVFVVLFLDAQNRLIRAEEMFRGTLTQTSVYPREVLKRALDLGAAAVLLAHNHPSGAAEPSRADEFLTQTLGKALAIIDVRVLDHLVVSQAEVVSFAERGLI, translated from the coding sequence ATGGCTCTGAAAGACCTTCCGCCGGACGCCCGGCCGCGCGAAAAGCTGCTGGCCCGCGGCCCCGACGCCCTGGCCGACGCCGAACTCATCGCCCTGCTGCTGCGCACCGGCGTCAAGGGCCTTTCGGTGCTGCAACTGGCGCAGCAGATGCTCACCGAATTCGGCGGCCTCTCCGGCCTGCTGCAGGCCGAACCGGCGGACCTCAAGCGCATCAAGGGCCTGGGCCCCGCCAAGCGCGCCGAGATGAGCGCCGTGCTGGAGCTCGCGCGACGTTCCTTGTCGCAAGAGCTGATGCAGCGCCCGGTCTTCGACTCGCCCACGAAGGTGAAGGACTACTTGCGGCTGCAGATCGGCGGCAAGCCGCACGAGGTCTTCGTGGTGCTCTTCCTCGACGCGCAGAACCGGCTCATCCGCGCGGAAGAGATGTTCCGCGGCACGCTCACGCAGACGAGCGTGTACCCACGTGAAGTGCTGAAGCGAGCGCTCGACCTCGGCGCCGCCGCCGTGCTGCTGGCCCACAACCACCCCTCGGGTGCGGCCGAACCCTCCCGCGCCGATGAATTTCTCACGCAGACGCTGGGCAAGGCCCTGGCGATCATCGACGTGCGCGTGCTCGACCACCTGGTGGTCAGCCAGGCGGAGGTGGTCTCGTTCGCCGAGCGTGGCCTGATCTGA
- a CDS encoding c-type cytochrome gives MAMRVAARSGTLVLAVAAFAAAMAASPPIGNVEAGRLKAEAERCHECHGAQGQGDGHTNADARFAKLAGQHASYLLMQLQRYRSGQRKHDVMQLNTRDLDDQDLRDLSAYYASLAPMRAEQTAGDPAPARRLFSEGDATRGITACATCHGPGGAGTAPVQPQVPLLAGQDPRYLELQLHDWRSSWRTESTPGLMNQVTRHLTDAEIKGLASYLSGQSISGQSIEALRADAQKQNGP, from the coding sequence ATGGCGATGCGCGTCGCCGCACGCTCCGGCACGCTGGTGCTGGCCGTGGCGGCATTCGCTGCGGCGATGGCGGCGTCGCCGCCCATCGGCAACGTGGAGGCCGGCCGCCTCAAGGCCGAGGCGGAGCGCTGCCACGAATGCCACGGCGCGCAAGGCCAGGGCGATGGGCACACCAACGCCGACGCGCGGTTCGCCAAGCTCGCCGGCCAGCATGCGTCCTACCTGCTGATGCAGTTGCAGCGATATCGCAGCGGGCAGCGAAAGCACGACGTCATGCAGCTCAACACCCGCGACCTCGACGACCAGGACCTGCGAGACCTTTCGGCCTACTACGCCAGCCTGGCGCCGATGCGCGCCGAGCAAACGGCGGGCGACCCTGCGCCTGCCCGCAGGCTCTTCTCGGAGGGTGATGCCACCCGGGGCATCACGGCGTGCGCGACCTGCCACGGCCCTGGCGGCGCCGGCACGGCACCCGTGCAGCCGCAGGTTCCCTTGCTCGCCGGACAGGACCCGCGCTACCTCGAACTGCAATTGCACGACTGGCGCAGCAGCTGGCGCACCGAATCCACACCCGGCCTCATGAACCAGGTGACGCGCCATCTCACCGATGCCGAGATCAAGGGGCTGGCGAGCTATCTCTCAGGCCAATCGATCTCGGGCCAATCGATCGAAGCCCTCCGGGCCGACGCGCAAAAGCAAAACGGGCCGTGA
- the serS gene encoding serine--tRNA ligase produces MLDITLLRKDLDLVVRTLEKRKTPQPFLDVERFQSLETERKAIQTRTEDLQAKRNSLSKQIGMLKAQKQDTSALMAEVGGLADELKASADRLEVIQAELSQMLMSVPNLPHESVPVGNDEHANVELHRWGTPRAFDFPVKDHVDLGAPLGLDFDTGAKLSGSRFSFLRGPVARLHRALAQFMLDVQTSEHGYTECYSPYIVNREVLEGTGQLPKFREDMFWVMRGGDEDQPEQYLISTSEISLTNTVRESVLAESQLPIKLTAHSPCFRSEAGSAGRDTRGMIRQHQFDKVEMVQVVHPEKSYQTLEEMRGHAEAILQKLGLPYRVVTLCTGDMGFGSTKTYDLEVWLPAQNTYREISSVSNCEAFQARRMQARFKNAQGKNELVHTLNGSGLAVGRTLVAVLENNQNADGSITVPEVLRPYMGGTAVLKP; encoded by the coding sequence ATGCTTGACATCACCCTGCTCCGCAAAGACCTCGACCTCGTCGTCAGGACGCTCGAGAAGCGCAAGACGCCTCAGCCCTTCCTCGATGTCGAGCGCTTCCAGTCGCTGGAGACTGAGCGCAAGGCCATCCAGACGCGCACCGAAGACCTGCAGGCCAAGCGCAACAGCCTGTCGAAGCAGATCGGCATGCTCAAGGCGCAGAAGCAGGACACCAGCGCCCTGATGGCCGAAGTGGGTGGCCTGGCTGATGAACTCAAGGCCAGCGCCGACCGGCTGGAGGTGATCCAGGCCGAGCTGTCTCAGATGCTGATGAGCGTGCCCAACCTGCCGCACGAGAGCGTGCCGGTGGGCAACGACGAGCATGCGAACGTGGAGCTGCACCGCTGGGGCACGCCGAGGGCCTTCGACTTCCCGGTGAAGGACCACGTCGACCTCGGCGCCCCGCTGGGGCTCGATTTCGACACCGGCGCCAAGCTCTCGGGCTCGCGCTTCAGCTTCCTGCGCGGCCCGGTGGCGAGGCTGCACCGTGCGCTCGCGCAGTTCATGCTGGATGTTCAGACCAGCGAGCATGGCTACACCGAGTGCTACTCGCCCTACATCGTCAACCGCGAGGTGCTCGAAGGCACGGGCCAGCTGCCCAAGTTCCGCGAAGACATGTTCTGGGTCATGCGCGGTGGCGACGAAGACCAGCCGGAGCAGTACCTGATCTCCACCTCGGAGATCTCGCTCACCAACACCGTACGCGAGAGCGTGCTCGCCGAGAGCCAGCTGCCGATCAAGCTGACCGCGCACAGCCCGTGCTTCCGCTCGGAAGCCGGCAGCGCCGGGCGCGACACGCGCGGCATGATCCGCCAGCACCAGTTCGACAAGGTCGAGATGGTGCAGGTCGTGCACCCCGAGAAGAGCTACCAGACGCTGGAAGAGATGCGCGGCCATGCCGAGGCGATCCTGCAGAAGCTCGGCCTGCCGTACCGCGTTGTGACCCTGTGCACTGGCGACATGGGTTTCGGCTCGACCAAGACCTACGACCTCGAGGTGTGGCTGCCCGCGCAGAACACCTACCGCGAGATCAGCTCGGTGTCGAACTGCGAAGCCTTCCAGGCGCGCCGCATGCAGGCCCGCTTCAAGAACGCGCAGGGCAAGAACGAACTCGTGCACACGCTCAACGGCTCGGGCCTCGCGGTGGGGCGCACGCTCGTGGCCGTGCTCGAGAACAACCAGAACGCCGACGGTTCGATCACCGTGCCGGAAGTGCTGCGCCCGTACATGGGCGGGACCGCGGTCCTCAAGCCTTGA
- a CDS encoding MinD/ParA family protein, translating to MNTPASQPTAAPASGRGARILAVTSGKGGVGKTFVSANLAAALARRGERVLVLDADLGLANLDVVLNLFPKITLHDVFTGKAKLEDAILPAPGGFSVLLAGSGLVEYSRLTTEVRDQLLKIIETVTPRYDRVLLDTGAGISDVVLFAVSLATDVLVVATPEPTSLTDAYATVKVLATQQQRTHISLIVNQVGKAGEGRVIRGQLQQVVDRFVSPSLPEGKGPVKLDLLGEIPTDKSVREAVQKRQLLLEILPGCDAAKGIAAIAGKLCDS from the coding sequence ATGAACACCCCCGCATCGCAACCCACCGCTGCCCCGGCCTCCGGGCGTGGGGCACGCATCCTGGCCGTGACGAGCGGCAAGGGCGGCGTGGGCAAGACCTTCGTGTCGGCCAACCTGGCCGCTGCGCTGGCCCGCCGCGGCGAGCGGGTGCTGGTGCTCGACGCCGACCTGGGCCTGGCCAACCTCGACGTGGTGCTCAACCTGTTCCCGAAGATCACGCTGCACGACGTGTTCACCGGCAAGGCCAAGCTGGAAGACGCGATCCTGCCCGCGCCGGGCGGCTTCTCCGTGCTGCTGGCCGGCTCGGGCCTGGTCGAATATTCGCGGCTCACGACCGAGGTGCGTGACCAGCTGCTCAAGATCATCGAGACCGTGACGCCGCGCTACGACCGGGTGCTGCTCGACACCGGCGCCGGCATCTCCGACGTGGTGCTCTTTGCGGTGTCGCTCGCGACCGACGTGCTCGTGGTCGCCACCCCCGAGCCGACCTCGCTCACCGATGCCTACGCCACGGTGAAGGTGCTCGCCACGCAGCAGCAGCGCACCCACATCTCGCTCATCGTCAACCAGGTGGGCAAGGCGGGGGAAGGCCGTGTGATCCGCGGCCAGCTGCAGCAGGTGGTCGACCGCTTCGTGTCGCCCAGCCTGCCTGAAGGCAAGGGCCCGGTGAAGCTCGACCTGCTGGGGGAGATTCCCACCGACAAGTCGGTGCGCGAGGCGGTGCAGAAGCGCCAGCTGCTGCTCGAGATCCTGCCGGGGTGCGACGCCGCCAAGGGCATCGCCGCCATCGCAGGCAAACTCTGCGATTCCTGA
- a CDS encoding chemotaxis response regulator protein-glutamate methylesterase, with translation MPKTRVIVVDDSALVRSLLAEIINRQSDMECIGAAADPLVAREMIRNLNPDVITLDVEMPRMDGIDFLSKLMRLRPMPVVMVSTLTERGADVTLKALELGAIDFVAKPKIGVADGLRLLAEDITDKVRIASKAHIRKAPVPAPAVPGAPAPARPAVNTSPLGRLSTEKIIFIGASTGGTEATKEVLINLPPDCPAVVITQHMPPGFTRSYAARLDGLCKIRVAEARDGERILPGHAYIAPGGFHLSVERSGANYIARVQDGDPVNRHKPSVEVLFRSAARVVGPNALGIMLTGMGGDGARAMKEMRDAGSYNYVQDEASCVVFGMPREAINAGAAHEVLPLNQIAGKLIERLRSTAGMSTNRV, from the coding sequence ATGCCGAAGACGCGTGTGATCGTGGTGGACGACTCGGCTCTGGTGCGCAGCCTGCTTGCCGAGATCATCAACCGCCAGTCCGACATGGAATGCATCGGTGCGGCCGCCGACCCTCTGGTCGCCCGCGAGATGATCCGCAACCTCAACCCCGACGTCATCACGCTCGACGTCGAGATGCCGCGCATGGACGGCATCGACTTCCTCTCCAAGCTGATGCGCCTGCGGCCGATGCCGGTGGTGATGGTCTCCACGCTGACCGAGCGCGGCGCCGACGTCACGCTGAAGGCCCTGGAGCTCGGCGCGATCGACTTCGTCGCCAAGCCCAAGATCGGTGTGGCCGACGGCCTGCGGCTGCTCGCCGAAGACATCACCGACAAGGTGCGCATCGCCAGCAAGGCCCACATCCGCAAGGCGCCGGTGCCGGCGCCGGCCGTGCCCGGCGCGCCCGCCCCGGCCCGCCCCGCGGTGAACACGAGCCCGCTCGGCCGCCTGTCGACCGAGAAGATCATCTTCATCGGGGCCTCCACCGGCGGCACCGAAGCCACCAAGGAAGTCCTGATCAACCTGCCGCCCGACTGTCCCGCCGTCGTGATCACGCAGCACATGCCGCCCGGCTTCACCAGGAGCTACGCGGCGCGCCTCGACGGCCTGTGCAAGATCCGCGTCGCCGAAGCGCGCGATGGCGAGCGCATCCTGCCCGGCCATGCCTACATCGCGCCCGGCGGCTTCCACCTGAGCGTGGAGCGCAGCGGCGCCAACTACATCGCCCGGGTGCAGGACGGCGACCCGGTCAACCGCCACAAGCCCTCGGTCGAGGTGCTGTTCCGCTCGGCCGCGCGCGTGGTCGGCCCCAACGCGCTGGGCATCATGCTCACCGGCATGGGCGGCGACGGCGCACGCGCCATGAAGGAAATGCGTGACGCGGGCAGCTACAACTACGTGCAGGACGAAGCCTCGTGCGTGGTGTTCGGCATGCCGCGCGAAGCGATCAATGCCGGTGCAGCGCACGAAGTGCTGCCGCTGAACCAGATCGCCGGCAAGCTCATCGAGCGCCTGCGCAGCACCGCCGGCATGTCGACCAACCGCGTCTGA
- a CDS encoding Smr/MutS family protein: MSTRRTSLAPRGLHSLSELKTALDEARREAERQQALEREIAAREKRERELFAITVGPVQPLRPTGRARQARALPSPEPRQRQRDEREALRESLSDEFNVDTLLETDETLSFRRPEIGLDVVRKLRRGGWAIQGQIDLHGLRRDPARVKLNAFIRDAAEQGLRCVRVVHGKGLGSPGREPVLKARVRSWLVQKNEVLAFVQARPAEGGSGALVVLLKAA, from the coding sequence ATGAGCACCCGCCGCACCTCTCTCGCCCCGCGCGGCCTGCACTCGCTGTCGGAGCTCAAGACAGCCCTCGACGAGGCCCGCCGCGAGGCCGAGCGACAACAAGCCCTCGAACGCGAGATCGCCGCCCGCGAAAAGCGCGAGCGCGAGCTTTTCGCCATCACCGTCGGCCCCGTGCAGCCGCTGCGCCCCACCGGCCGGGCCCGCCAGGCGCGCGCCCTGCCCTCGCCCGAGCCCCGCCAGCGGCAACGTGACGAGCGCGAAGCGCTGCGCGAATCGCTGTCGGATGAGTTCAACGTCGACACGCTGCTCGAAACGGACGAGACGCTCTCCTTCCGCCGCCCCGAGATCGGCCTCGACGTGGTGCGCAAGCTGCGCCGCGGCGGCTGGGCCATCCAGGGGCAGATCGACCTGCACGGCCTGCGGCGCGACCCGGCGCGGGTGAAGCTCAATGCCTTCATCCGCGACGCGGCCGAGCAGGGCCTGCGCTGCGTGCGCGTGGTGCACGGCAAGGGCCTGGGCTCGCCGGGCCGCGAGCCGGTGCTGAAGGCACGCGTGCGCAGCTGGCTGGTGCAGAAGAACGAGGTGCTGGCCTTCGTGCAGGCGCGGCCGGCCGAGGGTGGGAGCGGGGCGCTGGTGGTGCTGCTGAAGGCGGCCTGA
- a CDS encoding FKBP-type peptidyl-prolyl cis-trans isomerase has translation MNPASQTVQQGSFLTLHYRLSGPDGADVINTFNDKPATLSLGSGQLAPAMEAKLLGLPEGTRTSFQLAPGEAFGERNPEMLQRVKLSLMHELGDPDERYSVGDVVQFPTPDGQGSYAGVVRDVGPDWLLFDFNHPLAGQPVTFEVQLIGVL, from the coding sequence GTGAACCCAGCATCCCAAACTGTTCAGCAGGGCTCCTTCCTGACCCTGCACTACCGCCTCAGCGGGCCCGACGGCGCCGACGTCATCAACACCTTCAACGACAAGCCGGCGACGCTGTCGCTCGGCTCGGGCCAGCTCGCGCCGGCGATGGAAGCGAAGCTGCTGGGCCTGCCCGAGGGCACGCGCACCTCGTTCCAGCTGGCCCCGGGAGAAGCCTTCGGCGAGCGCAACCCCGAGATGCTGCAGCGGGTGAAGCTTTCGCTGATGCACGAGCTGGGCGACCCTGACGAGCGCTACAGCGTGGGCGACGTGGTGCAGTTCCCCACGCCCGATGGGCAGGGGAGCTATGCCGGCGTGGTGCGCGACGTGGGGCCCGACTGGCTGCTCTTCGACTTCAACCACCCGCTCGCCGGCCAGCCGGTCACCTTCGAAGTCCAACTGATCGGGGTGCTGTGA
- the cheD gene encoding chemoreceptor glutamine deamidase CheD yields the protein MALISSTHPAPGSRLERLKSQPRKPGEASFFFYDAHFKNDAVKILPGEYFVHNEDMLIMTTLGSCIAACIYDRNAKVGGMNHFMLPDGAGDSGRYGSYAMELLINEMMKRGANRMTMEAKIFGGGQVVSGMTTMNVGERNTNFVMDYLKTERIPIVSKDVLDVYPRKVCFLPGSGKAMVKRLAPTNTDALIAQDRAAAQKAVPASTGGGSVDLF from the coding sequence ATGGCCTTGATCTCTTCCACCCACCCCGCGCCGGGCTCACGCCTGGAGCGGCTGAAGTCGCAGCCCCGCAAGCCCGGCGAGGCTTCGTTCTTCTTCTACGACGCGCACTTCAAGAACGACGCGGTCAAGATCCTGCCCGGCGAGTACTTCGTGCACAACGAAGACATGCTGATCATGACCACGCTCGGCTCGTGCATCGCCGCGTGCATCTACGACCGCAACGCCAAGGTCGGTGGCATGAACCACTTCATGCTGCCCGACGGTGCCGGCGACTCGGGCCGCTACGGCTCGTATGCGATGGAACTGCTCATCAACGAGATGATGAAGCGCGGCGCCAACCGCATGACCATGGAAGCCAAGATCTTCGGTGGTGGCCAGGTGGTGAGCGGCATGACGACGATGAACGTCGGCGAGCGCAACACCAACTTCGTGATGGACTACCTGAAGACCGAGCGCATCCCCATCGTCTCGAAGGACGTGCTCGACGTCTACCCGCGCAAGGTCTGCTTCCTGCCGGGCAGCGGCAAGGCGATGGTCAAGCGCCTGGCACCCACCAACACCGACGCGCTGATCGCGCAGGACCGCGCCGCGGCGCAGAAGGCCGTGCCGGCCTCCACCGGCGGCGGCTCGGTCGATCTGTTCTGA
- the hemW gene encoding radical SAM family heme chaperone HemW, whose product MRPGVMNLGALPPLSLYVHLPWCLKKCPYCDFNSHEQKGGLQEAAYLAALRTDLEAALPFIWGRRIHSVFIGGGTPSLFSPDAIGELIADVRARLPLEPGCEITLEANPGTFERDRFRGYRQAGVTRLSIGVQSFNDEKLQAIGRVHDAAQAKAAVEEAKDTFDTFNLDLMYALPGQTLAELRDDLSQALAFGPPHLSIYHLTIEANTWFAKHPPSGASSLPDDDTAFDMLDLIAEQTGAAGLSRYEVSAFAQRGHHCQHNLNYWQFGDYLGIGAGAHSKLSFPHRVVRQVRWREPQTYMEKAAQGLAVSNDEEVKRDALAFEFMLNALRLRDGFELTRFTERTGLPLSSIAKQLDDAQQRGFIERDFTRVWPTARGFDFLSDLQALFLAD is encoded by the coding sequence ATGCGCCCCGGCGTGATGAACCTCGGCGCGCTCCCGCCCTTGTCGCTCTACGTGCACCTGCCGTGGTGCCTCAAGAAGTGCCCGTATTGCGACTTCAACTCGCATGAGCAGAAAGGCGGTTTGCAGGAAGCGGCGTATCTCGCCGCGCTGCGCACCGATCTCGAAGCCGCGCTGCCCTTCATCTGGGGCCGCCGCATCCACAGCGTCTTCATCGGCGGTGGCACGCCGAGCCTGTTTTCACCTGACGCCATCGGCGAGCTGATCGCCGACGTGCGCGCCCGCCTGCCGCTGGAGCCGGGCTGCGAAATCACGCTCGAAGCCAACCCGGGCACCTTCGAACGCGACCGCTTCCGCGGTTATCGACAAGCCGGTGTCACCCGCCTGTCGATCGGCGTGCAAAGCTTCAACGACGAGAAGCTCCAGGCCATCGGGCGTGTGCACGATGCAGCCCAGGCGAAGGCCGCGGTGGAAGAAGCCAAGGACACCTTCGACACCTTCAACCTCGACCTGATGTACGCGCTGCCCGGCCAGACGCTGGCCGAGCTGCGCGACGACCTGTCGCAGGCGCTGGCATTCGGTCCACCGCACCTGTCGATCTACCACCTGACGATCGAGGCCAACACCTGGTTCGCCAAGCACCCGCCCTCGGGTGCGTCATCCTTGCCTGACGACGACACCGCCTTCGACATGCTCGACCTCATCGCCGAGCAGACTGGCGCCGCCGGGCTCTCGCGTTACGAAGTCTCGGCCTTCGCGCAGCGTGGCCACCACTGCCAGCACAACCTCAACTACTGGCAGTTCGGCGACTACCTGGGCATCGGCGCCGGCGCCCACAGCAAGCTGAGCTTCCCCCACCGCGTGGTGCGCCAGGTGCGTTGGCGCGAGCCGCAGACCTACATGGAAAAAGCGGCACAGGGCCTCGCCGTGTCGAACGACGAAGAGGTGAAGCGCGACGCACTAGCCTTCGAGTTCATGCTCAACGCGCTGCGCCTGCGCGATGGCTTCGAGCTCACGCGCTTCACCGAACGCACCGGCCTGCCGCTGTCCAGCATCGCGAAGCAGTTGGACGACGCCCAGCAGCGCGGCTTCATCGAGCGCGACTTCACCCGTGTGTGGCCCACGGCCCGAGGCTTCGATTTCCTCTCGGACCTGCAGGCCCTCTTTCTCGCCGACTGA
- a CDS encoding GGDEF domain-containing protein, giving the protein MASTPATPEHSQLKLGAALQLLSQSGHVLPERDEVGQAAWLQAVIDALCNLSSRDPLTGLANRRQFELALAREIDRVARAGEPALVLIADIDRFKAVNDTHGHAAGDLVIQSVAQSLNECVRPMDTVARLGGEEFAIILPNCPPAFGQTVAERIRGKVERKPVAIGLTESINITISLGGAFAPQWVRSSAPLWIERADQQLYRAKTEGRNRACLEMPPVSLVTAEEKGLLFGVSQFQDIE; this is encoded by the coding sequence GTGGCTTCCACCCCTGCAACCCCGGAGCACTCCCAGCTGAAGCTGGGAGCGGCGTTGCAGTTGCTGTCTCAATCGGGGCATGTGCTGCCCGAGCGGGATGAAGTGGGCCAGGCCGCCTGGCTTCAGGCGGTGATCGATGCGCTGTGCAACCTGTCGAGCCGCGACCCGCTGACGGGCCTGGCGAATCGCCGGCAGTTCGAGCTGGCACTCGCCCGCGAGATCGACCGCGTGGCGCGAGCCGGCGAGCCGGCACTGGTGCTGATTGCCGACATCGACCGCTTCAAGGCGGTGAACGACACCCACGGCCACGCCGCCGGCGACCTGGTCATCCAGTCGGTCGCCCAGTCGCTCAACGAATGTGTGCGCCCGATGGACACGGTGGCGCGCCTGGGCGGCGAAGAGTTCGCGATCATCCTGCCCAACTGCCCGCCGGCCTTCGGCCAGACGGTGGCCGAGCGCATCCGCGGCAAGGTGGAGCGCAAGCCGGTGGCCATCGGGCTGACCGAGTCGATCAACATCACCATCAGCCTGGGCGGTGCCTTTGCGCCGCAGTGGGTGCGCTCCTCGGCACCGCTGTGGATCGAGCGTGCCGACCAGCAGCTCTACCGCGCCAAGACCGAGGGTCGCAACCGGGCCTGCCTCGAAATGCCTCCAGTCTCGCTGGTCACGGCCGAAGAAAAGGGGCTGCTGTTCGGTGTGTCTCAGTTCCAGGACATCGAATAA
- a CDS encoding CheR family methyltransferase yields MSAAASPAELAALRNAVPVGLADRADQEFTFSSADFDRVRQLIYQHAGISLHAGKQAMVYSRLSRRLRETSQRSFSQYLQSLEGLAPSHPEWQEFVNCLTTNLTSFFREEHHFQMLATELKARAGQSVRIWCNAASTGEEPYSLAMTCLENMPAGSVKILASDIDTKVLATAGRGVYNADARGLSPERLRAHFLRGKGANSGSIRVKPELARLIEFRTHNLMEARWQLGEPFDIVFCRNVMIYFDAPTQRKVLERIHGVMKPKSLLFVGHSENFTESKDLFRLRGKTVYERV; encoded by the coding sequence ATGAGCGCCGCCGCCTCCCCTGCCGAACTCGCCGCCCTGCGCAACGCCGTTCCCGTCGGCTTGGCCGACCGCGCCGACCAGGAGTTCACCTTCAGCAGCGCCGACTTCGACCGCGTGCGGCAGCTGATCTACCAGCACGCCGGCATCAGCCTTCATGCCGGCAAGCAGGCCATGGTCTACAGCCGCCTGTCGCGCCGCCTGCGCGAGACGAGCCAGCGCTCCTTCAGCCAGTACCTGCAGTCGCTCGAAGGCCTGGCGCCCTCTCACCCCGAGTGGCAGGAGTTCGTGAACTGCCTCACGACCAACCTCACCTCCTTCTTCCGCGAGGAGCATCACTTCCAGATGCTCGCGACCGAACTCAAGGCCCGTGCCGGCCAGAGCGTGCGCATCTGGTGCAACGCGGCCTCCACCGGTGAAGAGCCCTACTCGCTCGCGATGACCTGCCTGGAGAACATGCCGGCCGGCTCGGTGAAGATCCTGGCCAGCGACATCGACACCAAGGTGCTCGCCACCGCCGGCCGCGGTGTCTACAACGCCGATGCGCGCGGCCTCTCGCCCGAGCGCCTGCGCGCCCACTTCCTGCGCGGCAAGGGCGCCAACAGCGGCTCGATCCGCGTGAAGCCGGAGCTGGCCCGCCTGATCGAGTTCCGCACGCACAACCTGATGGAAGCGCGCTGGCAGCTCGGCGAGCCCTTCGACATCGTCTTCTGCCGCAACGTGATGATCTATTTCGATGCGCCCACGCAGCGCAAGGTGCTCGAGCGCATCCACGGCGTGATGAAACCCAAGAGCCTGCTGTTCGTGGGCCATTCCGAGAACTTCACCGAATCGAAGGACCTCTTCCGCCTGCGCGGCAAGACCGTCTACGAGCGCGTGTGA
- the ispH gene encoding 4-hydroxy-3-methylbut-2-enyl diphosphate reductase: MLDEVLLAEPRGFCAGVDRAIEIVERAIAKFGAPIYVRHEIVHNTYVVNDLKAKGAIFIEDLAEVPKGATLVFSAHGVSQAVRREAQERGFSIFDATCPLVTKVHVEVAKLHKEGYDFIMIGHKGHPEVEGTMGQLTEGIYLVEDVDDVDRVQVAQSDKLAVVTQTTLSVDDAAEILAAVKRRFPSVREPKQQDICYATQNRQDAVKVLAPQVDVLIVVGSPTSSNSNRLRELGERLGADAYMVDQPEDLKPEWFDGKRRVGLTAGASAPDILVQQVITRLKALGAVSVRKMDGVEETVQFPLPKGLK; the protein is encoded by the coding sequence ATGCTGGACGAAGTGCTGCTGGCCGAGCCGCGTGGCTTCTGTGCGGGGGTGGACCGGGCGATCGAGATCGTCGAGCGCGCCATCGCCAAGTTCGGCGCGCCGATCTACGTCCGCCACGAGATCGTGCACAACACCTACGTCGTCAACGACCTGAAGGCCAAGGGCGCGATCTTCATCGAGGACCTGGCCGAAGTGCCCAAGGGGGCCACCCTCGTCTTCAGCGCGCACGGCGTGTCGCAGGCGGTTCGGCGCGAGGCGCAGGAGCGCGGCTTCTCGATCTTCGATGCGACCTGCCCGCTCGTCACCAAGGTGCACGTGGAGGTTGCCAAGCTCCACAAGGAGGGCTACGACTTCATCATGATCGGCCACAAGGGCCACCCCGAGGTCGAAGGCACGATGGGGCAGCTCACCGAAGGCATCTACCTCGTCGAGGATGTGGATGACGTCGATCGTGTGCAGGTCGCGCAGAGCGACAAGCTGGCCGTGGTGACGCAGACCACGCTGTCGGTCGACGACGCGGCCGAGATCCTGGCCGCCGTGAAGCGCCGATTCCCCAGCGTGCGCGAGCCCAAGCAGCAGGACATCTGCTACGCCACGCAGAACCGGCAAGACGCGGTGAAGGTGCTGGCCCCGCAGGTCGACGTGCTGATCGTCGTGGGCAGCCCCACCAGCAGCAACAGCAACCGCCTTCGCGAGCTCGGCGAGCGCCTGGGTGCCGATGCCTACATGGTCGACCAGCCGGAAGACCTGAAGCCCGAGTGGTTCGACGGCAAGCGCCGCGTCGGCCTCACCGCGGGCGCCTCGGCGCCCGACATCCTCGTGCAGCAGGTGATCACCCGCCTGAAGGCGCTGGGGGCGGTGTCGGTGCGCAAGATGGACGGGGTCGAAGAGACTGTGCAGTTCCCGCTGCCGAAAGGTCTGAAGTAA